One Micavibrio aeruginosavorus ARL-13 genomic window carries:
- a CDS encoding intermembrane phospholipid transport protein YdbH family protein encodes MKKTVISIAALLLIVCAGLAFGGSGLLAKWRVHQALGMLGFTHAHGGQAEWADGGIILRDIKIDKDGFSTIEQMRINGPLAMLMPFLGGMPSITIDRATLTIDAAALLLPFRGDMKFPQQSLPALFKKNSIQNIALNAVQIDMNSPAGAIRVEAKGQATTLPDGGVRLQGVVWGSQYQLTTTISANGEVAADGTLSADFEIQDGKANMKTIMASRMGGWAILNAAPNQPVTISAQLAAGQFVYHGIAMNGMTATLNGPAPAMKATMQAALAGGAKGTNITADWAGTIGKTESATIRAQVDNAADLFAALGAGVLKQNGHAIAVPSDDVREKQSRPGMIVTATARTTAPQKTYDLSITGLDNAEWMRGEWRHMPSMIELDIHNLDMDEFTSVAGWKNTRLSGTLTGLAGIIFTPNEGLNIQDALFRTASSGTLKFGGDEFPDHITIEDAGTKETRTLMKNFDYGLIEIYIDGPGAGPMDTDITIGGRTAGNQSKPDIIQLHSKAGLMGLVGLTP; translated from the coding sequence ATGAAAAAGACCGTTATAAGCATTGCCGCCCTCCTGTTGATCGTCTGCGCCGGATTGGCGTTTGGCGGATCCGGGCTGCTGGCAAAATGGCGTGTGCATCAGGCGTTGGGCATGCTTGGCTTCACCCATGCCCACGGCGGTCAGGCCGAGTGGGCGGATGGTGGAATCATTCTGCGTGATATCAAGATTGATAAAGACGGGTTCAGCACCATCGAACAAATGCGCATCAACGGGCCTCTGGCCATGCTGATGCCATTTCTGGGCGGCATGCCATCCATTACCATTGACCGCGCAACATTGACGATTGATGCCGCAGCGTTGTTATTGCCGTTTCGCGGCGACATGAAATTCCCGCAACAATCCCTGCCTGCGCTTTTTAAAAAGAACAGCATTCAAAATATCGCACTAAACGCCGTGCAGATTGATATGAACAGCCCGGCGGGCGCTATCCGTGTGGAGGCCAAAGGACAAGCCACCACCCTGCCCGATGGCGGCGTGCGGTTGCAGGGCGTTGTTTGGGGTTCGCAATATCAACTCACCACGACAATCTCTGCCAATGGCGAAGTGGCAGCGGATGGGACACTCTCTGCCGATTTTGAAATTCAGGACGGCAAGGCCAACATGAAAACCATCATGGCCAGCCGCATGGGCGGCTGGGCCATCCTGAATGCCGCACCGAACCAACCCGTTACGATCAGCGCCCAATTGGCCGCCGGGCAATTCGTCTATCACGGCATTGCCATGAACGGCATGACGGCCACGCTCAACGGCCCGGCCCCAGCCATGAAAGCCACGATGCAGGCCGCGCTGGCCGGCGGAGCAAAGGGCACGAATATAACCGCGGACTGGGCCGGAACCATTGGCAAGACCGAAAGCGCCACCATCCGCGCACAGGTGGACAACGCCGCCGATCTGTTCGCCGCCTTGGGCGCGGGTGTCTTAAAACAAAACGGCCACGCCATTGCCGTACCGAGTGATGACGTGCGTGAAAAACAATCGCGGCCAGGCATGATCGTTACAGCAACAGCCCGCACAACGGCCCCGCAAAAAACCTATGACCTGTCCATCACCGGATTGGATAACGCGGAATGGATGCGTGGGGAATGGCGGCATATGCCAAGCATGATTGAACTGGACATCCACAATCTGGACATGGATGAATTTACGTCGGTTGCCGGGTGGAAGAATACGCGGCTGTCAGGCACGCTGACGGGCCTGGCCGGAATTATTTTCACACCGAATGAAGGATTGAATATTCAGGACGCCCTGTTCCGCACGGCATCATCCGGTACGCTGAAATTCGGCGGCGATGAATTCCCTGACCACATTACGATTGAGGATGCGGGAACCAAGGAAACCCGCACGTTGATGAAAAATTTCGATTATGGATTGATTGAAATTTATATTGATGGCCCAGGCGCTGGCCCAATGGATACCGATATTACAATTGGCGGCCGCACAGCAGGAAACCAGTCAAAACCTGATATCATCCAATTGCACAGCAAAGCCGGATTGATGGGATTGGTTGGATTAACCCCTTAA
- the hmgA gene encoding homogentisate 1,2-dioxygenase, producing the protein MTAHDPQYMSGFGNEFATESLPGALPEGQNSPQKPAYGLYAEQLTGSPFTAPRATNKRSWLYRILPSVCHKPYEAYKHPTLFSTPFNGTDTPSSQLRWDPHPIPAKGVDWVDSLFTIAGNGDADSWSGLAVHLYACNAAMHNRFFYNADGEMLIVPQQGTLRLKTEMGIIDCAPGEIAVIPRGIKFAVDLPTGAARGYVCENYGQPFQLPDLGPIGANGLANPRDFLTPVAWYEDKEGDYEVIAKFCGKTWRADYTHSVLNVVAWHGNYAPYKYDLKNFNTINSVSFDHPDPSIFTVLTSPSHPAGTANVDFVIFPPRWMVAENTFRPPYFHRNLMSEFMGLIFGVYDGKESEEGGEFAPGGCSLHNCMCGHGPDADVVEKASNANLQPVKLDGTLAFMFESKYTMRPTEQALKAKTLQKEYYKAWATIPKLFTGSK; encoded by the coding sequence ATGACCGCACACGATCCGCAATACATGTCCGGCTTTGGCAATGAGTTCGCAACGGAATCCCTGCCCGGCGCGTTGCCTGAGGGCCAGAACTCACCCCAGAAACCGGCCTATGGCCTGTATGCCGAACAATTGACGGGTTCCCCCTTTACCGCCCCGCGCGCAACGAACAAGCGCAGCTGGCTGTACCGCATCCTGCCCTCCGTCTGTCACAAACCGTATGAGGCGTATAAGCATCCGACCTTGTTCAGCACCCCGTTCAATGGCACCGACACACCATCCAGCCAATTGCGATGGGACCCGCACCCGATCCCCGCCAAGGGCGTCGATTGGGTCGACAGCCTGTTCACCATTGCGGGGAATGGCGATGCGGATTCATGGTCTGGTCTGGCCGTTCACTTGTATGCGTGTAACGCGGCCATGCATAACCGCTTCTTCTACAACGCTGATGGCGAAATGTTGATTGTGCCGCAGCAGGGCACACTGCGCCTGAAAACCGAAATGGGCATCATTGATTGCGCCCCCGGCGAGATTGCGGTTATTCCGCGCGGCATTAAATTCGCTGTTGATCTGCCTACGGGGGCTGCGCGCGGTTATGTGTGCGAAAACTATGGCCAGCCCTTCCAATTGCCCGACCTCGGCCCGATTGGCGCCAACGGTCTGGCCAACCCGCGTGATTTCCTGACCCCCGTTGCGTGGTATGAGGATAAAGAGGGTGATTACGAAGTCATCGCAAAATTCTGCGGTAAAACATGGCGCGCCGATTACACCCATTCAGTGTTGAACGTCGTGGCATGGCACGGCAATTACGCGCCGTATAAATACGATTTGAAAAACTTCAACACCATCAATTCGGTGTCGTTCGACCACCCGGACCCATCCATCTTCACCGTCCTGACATCACCGTCCCATCCGGCGGGTACGGCGAATGTTGATTTCGTGATTTTCCCACCGCGCTGGATGGTGGCCGAAAACACATTCCGCCCGCCATACTTCCATCGCAATTTGATGAGCGAATTTATGGGCCTGATCTTCGGCGTCTATGACGGCAAGGAATCCGAAGAAGGCGGTGAATTCGCCCCCGGCGGCTGTTCCCTGCACAATTGCATGTGCGGCCACGGCCCCGATGCTGACGTGGTTGAGAAGGCCAGCAACGCAAACCTTCAACCCGTCAAACTGGATGGCACATTGGCCTTCATGTTTGAAAGCAAATACACCATGCGCCCAACCGAACAGGCGTTAAAAGCCAAAACCTTGCAAAAAGAATATTACAAAGCCTGGGCCACTATTCCGAAACTCTTCACCGGTTCCAAATAA
- a CDS encoding LPS-assembly protein LptD — protein sequence MSSLFRLRKAALLCSCLICLAGTPVVAQTLEPEKGPVDFVADNLVHDDQTQTVTATGNVEMVQGGRTLKADKVIYNLTTDKAKAVGNVVLTEANGDVHRAEELELSRQMTEGYVDHVYSTLEDGSRLWAERGVRAGGNVTTLSKAAYTPCEPCETNPDAEPVWQIRAGEVIHNKEEQRIIYHNATFDVFGVPVFWTPYVSHADGTVKQKSGLLTPSFGYSSDLGLQISNSYYYAIDPHRDATIGVTAMTDQLPLVFGEYRHRFNNAYLEMSGGATYSSRTEDVGGEDVEQDEEARGHLIADGLWNINEKWRAGIGLEIASDDQYMRQYDFSDDDVLENQIYVERFSGRNYAVGRLLSFQDIRIREEQRDQPNVLPEMQVSMLGEPGQMLGGRWSADLSVLNLHREGSGQDMDRIVAELGWQRRLTSDTGLLTTVDLKLRGDGYYTSDRDIADTEPGRSNEGKETRGFASAHIVTTYPVAKDFERSQLVIAPEAALTVSPNISSESSNIPNEDSQDVQLDASNLFSSDRFPGYDRIEDGSHATYGVRTGVYGYDGSKGEVFLGQSYRLDDNTTPFPEGSGLSEDTSDLVGQVIASYKDMMDVNYRFQLDQDDMSSRRHEVDAIAYLGAITLGSQYLYTKAIEGAELSEDREQIRGALAYRFSEEWQARTGILYDMSNDEEKGMREAIFGLDYLGQCFTLSSTLERNLTRDSSGESGTEIMFRIGLKQIGEFSTSGVNLSSSSDDDDD from the coding sequence ATGTCCAGCCTTTTCCGTTTGCGTAAAGCCGCGTTGTTATGTTCCTGCCTGATCTGTCTGGCGGGGACGCCTGTCGTTGCGCAAACGCTGGAGCCTGAAAAAGGCCCGGTGGATTTTGTCGCCGACAATCTGGTCCATGACGATCAAACCCAAACCGTCACCGCAACGGGCAACGTTGAAATGGTGCAGGGTGGCCGCACGCTGAAGGCCGATAAAGTTATTTATAATTTGACGACGGATAAGGCCAAGGCCGTGGGCAATGTCGTGCTGACCGAAGCCAACGGCGATGTACACCGCGCCGAGGAACTGGAATTATCCCGGCAGATGACGGAAGGCTATGTCGATCATGTCTATTCGACATTGGAGGACGGATCGCGTCTGTGGGCGGAGCGTGGTGTGCGCGCAGGCGGAAATGTCACCACGTTGAGCAAAGCCGCCTATACTCCATGCGAACCGTGTGAAACCAATCCTGATGCGGAGCCTGTCTGGCAGATCCGCGCGGGTGAGGTCATTCATAACAAGGAAGAACAGCGCATCATCTATCACAATGCGACGTTTGATGTCTTCGGCGTGCCTGTATTCTGGACCCCGTATGTGTCCCATGCCGACGGTACGGTGAAGCAGAAAAGCGGATTGCTGACGCCCAGTTTTGGATACAGCAGTGATTTGGGCCTGCAAATCAGCAACAGCTATTACTACGCCATTGATCCGCACCGCGATGCGACGATTGGCGTGACGGCGATGACCGATCAATTGCCGCTGGTGTTTGGCGAATATCGCCATCGTTTCAACAATGCCTATCTGGAAATGAGTGGCGGCGCGACCTATTCCAGCCGGACCGAAGATGTCGGTGGTGAGGATGTTGAGCAAGATGAAGAAGCGCGCGGCCACCTGATTGCCGATGGCTTGTGGAACATCAATGAAAAATGGCGCGCGGGGATTGGGCTGGAAATCGCATCGGATGACCAGTATATGCGCCAGTATGATTTCAGCGATGATGACGTGCTGGAAAACCAGATTTACGTTGAACGTTTTTCGGGGCGAAATTACGCCGTTGGGCGTTTGCTGTCGTTCCAGGATATTCGTATCCGCGAAGAACAGCGTGACCAGCCCAATGTCCTGCCGGAAATGCAGGTGTCCATGCTGGGTGAACCGGGCCAGATGCTGGGCGGGCGATGGAGTGCCGATCTCTCTGTCCTGAACCTGCACCGTGAGGGTAGCGGACAGGACATGGACCGGATTGTTGCGGAACTGGGCTGGCAACGCCGCCTGACTAGCGATACGGGATTGTTGACCACGGTTGACCTGAAATTGCGGGGCGATGGGTATTATACATCAGATCGCGATATTGCCGACACGGAACCGGGTCGCAGCAACGAAGGCAAAGAGACACGCGGGTTTGCCAGTGCGCATATCGTGACAACCTATCCTGTGGCGAAGGATTTCGAGCGTTCGCAATTGGTGATCGCGCCGGAAGCCGCATTGACCGTATCGCCGAACATCAGTTCAGAAAGCAGTAACATCCCGAACGAAGACAGTCAGGACGTTCAGCTGGACGCCAGTAACCTGTTTTCCAGCGACCGTTTCCCCGGTTATGACCGGATTGAAGATGGGTCACATGCGACATACGGCGTGCGGACGGGCGTGTATGGCTATGATGGCAGCAAGGGTGAAGTGTTCCTTGGTCAAAGCTATCGTTTGGACGATAATACCACGCCGTTCCCGGAAGGGTCCGGTTTATCCGAAGATACATCCGACCTGGTGGGGCAGGTTATTGCCAGCTACAAGGATATGATGGATGTCAATTACCGCTTCCAGCTGGATCAGGATGACATGTCATCGCGCCGTCACGAAGTGGACGCCATTGCCTATCTGGGGGCGATTACGCTGGGAAGCCAGTATTTATACACCAAGGCGATTGAAGGTGCAGAGCTGAGCGAGGACCGTGAACAGATCCGTGGGGCGCTGGCCTATCGTTTCAGCGAAGAATGGCAGGCGCGTACAGGTATTCTGTACGACATGAGTAACGATGAAGAAAAAGGAATGCGTGAAGCAATTTTTGGCCTGGATTATCTGGGCCAGTGTTTCACTCTCTCCAGCACGCTGGAGCGTAACCTGACGCGTGATTCATCGGGTGAAAGCGGGACGGAGATTATGTTCCGGATCGGCCTGAAGCAGATTGGTGAATTTTCAACGTCGGGCGTGAACCTGTCCAGCTCTAGCGATGACGATGATGATTGA
- a CDS encoding DEAD/DEAH box helicase has translation MTTFEDLGLSPEVLKAVEECGYTTPTPIQEQAIPVVLMMRDIVGLAQTGTGKTASFTLPMIEILSGGRAKARMPRSLVLVPTRELAAQVAENFDTYGKYNALTKALLVGGESMGDQIKLLDRGVDVLIATPGRLLDLFERGNILLNDIKVLVIDEADRMLDMGFIPDIEKIVSKIPPMRQTLLFSATMPPEIKRLADKFLSNPKTIAVAAPASTNANVRQALVWVKERQKMELLDALIQQEDVKNAFIFCNRKKDIAGLAKFLQNHNYAAAPLHGDMVQSARTKTLLDFKEGLVSLLVCSDVAARGLDVDAVSHVFNFDVPMHADDYVHRIGRTGRAGMTGRAWTMATPDDTKYVAAIEQRIQKPIPVETVEGFDAPQPGEASEGRRESGREGGRGGRDRGGRDHKAGGRNDRGQQQARGPRREDAAPRRDDQPRQPPREQRPPQARDQRSEQPRPQQQNPQHNKRPRRDHDDDGPASFGDDLPAFLRK, from the coding sequence ATGACCACCTTTGAAGATTTGGGCCTGAGCCCTGAAGTTCTGAAAGCCGTTGAAGAATGCGGCTACACCACACCGACCCCCATTCAAGAACAAGCCATCCCCGTGGTTTTGATGATGCGCGACATTGTTGGTCTGGCGCAAACGGGTACGGGCAAGACGGCCAGCTTCACATTACCGATGATTGAAATTCTGTCCGGTGGCCGGGCCAAGGCGCGGATGCCGCGTTCGCTGGTGTTGGTTCCGACACGCGAATTGGCGGCACAGGTTGCCGAAAACTTTGACACCTATGGCAAGTACAACGCGCTGACCAAGGCTTTGCTGGTCGGTGGTGAATCCATGGGCGACCAGATTAAATTGCTGGATCGCGGTGTGGATGTTCTGATCGCAACGCCGGGTCGTTTGCTGGATCTGTTCGAACGCGGGAATATCCTGCTGAACGACATCAAGGTTCTGGTGATCGACGAGGCCGACCGTATGCTGGATATGGGGTTCATTCCCGATATCGAGAAGATCGTGTCCAAGATCCCGCCGATGCGTCAGACATTGCTGTTTTCTGCAACAATGCCGCCGGAAATTAAACGTCTGGCCGACAAATTCCTCAGCAACCCGAAAACCATTGCGGTTGCGGCCCCGGCGTCAACCAACGCCAATGTGCGTCAGGCGCTGGTGTGGGTGAAGGAACGTCAGAAGATGGAATTGCTGGATGCTTTGATCCAGCAGGAAGACGTGAAAAACGCGTTCATTTTCTGCAACCGGAAAAAAGATATCGCGGGTCTGGCAAAATTCCTGCAGAACCACAATTATGCCGCCGCGCCGTTGCATGGTGACATGGTGCAATCCGCCCGTACAAAAACGTTGCTGGACTTCAAAGAAGGTCTGGTCAGCTTGCTGGTCTGCAGTGACGTGGCCGCGCGTGGTTTGGATGTTGATGCCGTATCGCACGTGTTCAATTTCGATGTGCCGATGCATGCCGATGATTACGTGCACCGTATTGGCCGGACGGGCCGCGCCGGCATGACCGGGCGCGCCTGGACCATGGCCACGCCGGATGACACGAAATATGTCGCCGCGATTGAACAGCGCATTCAAAAACCGATCCCGGTTGAAACGGTTGAGGGTTTTGATGCGCCGCAGCCGGGTGAAGCCAGCGAAGGTCGTAGAGAGAGTGGCCGCGAAGGTGGTCGCGGTGGTCGTGATCGTGGCGGCCGTGACCACAAGGCTGGCGGACGCAATGACCGTGGCCAGCAACAGGCCCGTGGGCCGCGCCGTGAGGATGCTGCCCCCCGCCGGGATGATCAGCCACGCCAACCGCCGCGTGAGCAACGCCCGCCGCAAGCCCGTGACCAGCGCAGCGAACAGCCACGCCCGCAGCAGCAAAACCCCCAACACAATAAACGCCCGCGCCGGGACCATGATGATGACGGGCCGGCCAGCTTCGGGGATGATCTGCCGGCGTTTCTGCGGAAGTAA
- a CDS encoding lipoprotein, translating to MKKQLSKYFAGALLSTAAVLSTGCATSNPYGGLPQYGSTQAPERMQNTQVAPNGVRMDPYGAPVRVHYNACGALNQAIRNTQPSNGTQRAITSSVGMAAGAIRSGRSNRIGDIAAGAAVGIVGSIVGDRANQAINQPRINQLEADCNQQRAYEDWNRVNRQYQQIQMQQMRRNNGGYNNNYYQNAQPYPAPQPTYRYGQ from the coding sequence ATGAAAAAACAACTGTCCAAATATTTCGCTGGTGCCTTGCTGTCCACTGCCGCTGTGCTGAGCACGGGCTGCGCAACATCAAACCCGTATGGCGGTCTGCCGCAATATGGCAGCACGCAAGCTCCGGAACGCATGCAAAATACACAAGTTGCCCCGAACGGCGTTCGCATGGATCCATATGGTGCCCCGGTCCGCGTTCACTATAACGCCTGCGGTGCCTTGAATCAGGCTATTCGTAACACACAACCGTCCAACGGCACGCAACGCGCAATTACATCCAGCGTTGGTATGGCCGCCGGTGCAATCCGCAGTGGTCGCAGCAACCGCATCGGTGACATCGCAGCAGGGGCCGCCGTTGGTATTGTTGGTTCCATCGTGGGCGACCGCGCTAATCAGGCCATCAATCAACCGCGCATCAACCAGCTGGAAGCCGATTGCAACCAGCAACGCGCTTATGAAGACTGGAACCGCGTAAACCGCCAATACCAACAAATTCAGATGCAGCAAATGCGCCGTAACAATGGTGGTTATAACAACAACTACTACCAGAACGCGCAACCGTACCCGGCCCCGCAGCCGACCTATCGCTACGGCCAGTAA
- the tdh gene encoding L-threonine 3-dehydrogenase encodes MKSLMKAKSEPGIWMADSLKPDIGPNDVLIRIKKSAICGTDLHIYKWDQWAQKTIPVPMVVGHEYVGVIEKVGSEVKHLKQGQRVSGEGHIVCGHCRNCRAGKRHLCPNTLGVGVNRPGSFAEFLSIPADNVFPIPDDIDDELAAIFDPFGNAVHTALSFDLVGEDVLITGAGPIGCMAVPICKHAGARHVVITDVNPYRLQLAEKMGATRAVNVANEKLSDVMANLGMKEGFDVGLEMSGVESAFQQMIGNMMNGGKIALLGIPPGGKMDIDWNQVIFKGLIIKGIYGREMYETWYKMVSMLQSGLNIRDVITHRLPIDQYIDGFEAMKSGQCGKVILNWD; translated from the coding sequence ATGAAATCCCTGATGAAAGCAAAATCGGAACCCGGCATTTGGATGGCGGACAGCCTGAAGCCGGATATTGGCCCTAATGATGTTCTGATCCGTATTAAAAAATCCGCCATCTGCGGCACGGATTTGCACATTTACAAATGGGACCAGTGGGCGCAGAAAACCATTCCCGTGCCGATGGTCGTGGGCCATGAATATGTTGGCGTGATTGAAAAGGTCGGGTCCGAGGTCAAGCACCTGAAACAGGGCCAACGCGTGTCCGGCGAAGGACATATCGTCTGCGGTCATTGCCGCAATTGCCGCGCGGGCAAACGTCATTTGTGCCCGAACACATTGGGCGTTGGCGTCAATCGCCCGGGCAGCTTTGCCGAATTTCTGTCCATTCCGGCTGACAACGTCTTCCCCATTCCGGATGACATTGACGATGAATTGGCCGCCATTTTCGACCCGTTCGGCAATGCCGTTCACACCGCCTTGTCCTTCGATCTGGTCGGTGAAGATGTGTTGATCACCGGGGCCGGGCCGATTGGGTGCATGGCTGTGCCCATTTGCAAACATGCCGGCGCGCGCCATGTGGTGATTACTGATGTGAACCCGTACCGCCTGCAACTCGCCGAAAAAATGGGGGCCACGCGTGCGGTCAACGTGGCCAACGAAAAATTATCCGATGTCATGGCCAATCTGGGCATGAAGGAAGGCTTTGACGTTGGTCTAGAAATGTCCGGCGTGGAAAGCGCGTTCCAGCAGATGATCGGCAACATGATGAATGGCGGCAAAATCGCCCTGCTGGGGATTCCGCCCGGCGGAAAAATGGATATCGACTGGAATCAGGTGATTTTCAAGGGCCTGATTATCAAGGGGATCTACGGCCGGGAAATGTATGAAACATGGTACAAAATGGTGTCCATGCTGCAATCCGGGCTGAACATCCGTGATGTCATCACCCATCGCTTACCCATCGACCAATATATCGACGGGTTCGAAGCCATGAAATCTGGCCAGTGCGGGAAAGTCATCCTGAACTGGGATTGA
- a CDS encoding glycine C-acetyltransferase: protein MKTALLAHLDREIAAVRAAGLYKSERIITSPQSADITVASGDHVLNFCANNYLGLANDQDLIDTAKDTLDSHGFGMASVRFICGTQDIHKTLERSISEFLGTEDTILYSSCFDANGGLFETLLGEEDAIISDELNHASIIDGIRLCKAKRWRYKNNDMADLEKALIEAKDCRHRLIATDGVFSMDGFLANLPAICDLAEKYDAMVMVDDSHAVGFTGPNGKGTPEYWGVQDRVDIITGTLGKALGGASGGYTSGPKQVIEWLRQRSRPYLFSNTLAPVITATAVATLDKLSGKGGADLRQRLKDNSQYFRAEMTKLGFELAPGDHPIIPVMIYDAALATQFADAMLKRGVYVVGFSYPVVPQGKARIRTQMSAAHTRAQLDKAIAAFAEVGKELGILKKAA from the coding sequence ATGAAAACCGCCCTGCTCGCTCATCTGGACCGCGAAATTGCCGCCGTCCGCGCCGCTGGACTGTATAAAAGCGAACGCATCATCACCTCGCCGCAAAGCGCGGACATCACGGTGGCCAGCGGCGACCATGTTCTGAATTTCTGCGCCAACAACTATCTGGGGCTGGCGAACGATCAGGATCTGATCGACACGGCAAAGGATACGCTGGATTCCCACGGCTTCGGTATGGCCTCCGTCCGTTTTATCTGCGGGACACAGGACATTCACAAAACGCTGGAACGCAGCATCAGCGAATTTCTGGGCACCGAAGACACCATCCTCTACTCCTCCTGCTTCGATGCCAATGGCGGGTTGTTTGAAACCCTGCTGGGTGAGGAAGACGCGATTATCAGCGACGAATTGAACCACGCCAGCATCATCGACGGCATCCGCCTGTGCAAGGCGAAACGCTGGCGTTACAAAAACAACGACATGGCCGATCTGGAAAAAGCATTGATCGAGGCCAAAGATTGCCGCCACCGTTTGATCGCCACCGACGGCGTATTCTCGATGGACGGCTTCCTCGCCAACCTGCCCGCCATCTGTGATCTGGCCGAAAAATACGACGCCATGGTCATGGTGGATGACAGCCACGCGGTCGGATTCACCGGACCAAACGGCAAAGGCACCCCGGAATATTGGGGCGTGCAGGACCGGGTGGATATTATCACCGGCACGCTGGGCAAGGCCCTGGGCGGCGCATCGGGTGGTTACACCTCCGGCCCGAAACAGGTGATTGAATGGCTGCGCCAGCGCTCCCGCCCGTATCTGTTCTCCAACACGCTGGCCCCGGTGATTACCGCGACGGCTGTGGCCACACTGGATAAACTCTCCGGCAAAGGCGGTGCCGATCTGCGGCAGCGCCTGAAGGACAACAGCCAGTATTTCCGCGCCGAAATGACCAAACTGGGCTTTGAACTCGCCCCCGGCGACCACCCGATTATTCCGGTGATGATTTATGACGCGGCTTTGGCCACACAATTCGCCGACGCCATGCTGAAACGCGGCGTATACGTTGTCGGTTTCTCCTATCCCGTCGTGCCGCAAGGCAAAGCCCGCATCCGCACCCAAATGTCCGCCGCGCATACCCGTGCGCAATTGGACAAGGCCATTGCGGCGTTTGCCGAGGTTGGTAAAGAACTGGGCATTTTGAAGAAAGCCGCATAA
- a CDS encoding small ribosomal subunit Rsm22 family protein, whose product MPIPADLREKIDNLMAGTGLNAVRDAAEAVSTRYRREGSFAKEGANLQIRDGAEALAYVGTRLPATYGAAEHVLGRLPDDFTPRTMLDVGAGPGTVALAALDHFDSLRQVTLIEPNAHLRGIGASLVPNGNWINGDLVGVEMPGKDFDLVTAGYVLNELNARARAAVIDKLWAACSGTLVIIEPGTPEGSAVVQGVRDHLLEKGAYIAAPCPQMGTCPLHDAGKRWCHFSQRVERSKLHRSLKGGALGYEDEKFSYIAFSRMPVALPQGRVLGHVAGAKVMQVEMCDDQGDFGTAQIAKSDPRYKEIKHLDWGDAVDFSL is encoded by the coding sequence ATGCCCATCCCCGCAGATTTGCGCGAAAAAATTGATAATTTGATGGCCGGAACGGGGTTGAACGCCGTGCGGGATGCCGCCGAGGCCGTTTCAACGCGCTATCGCCGTGAAGGCAGCTTCGCCAAGGAGGGCGCCAACCTGCAAATCCGCGATGGGGCCGAGGCCTTGGCCTATGTCGGTACGCGTCTGCCCGCCACTTATGGTGCGGCGGAACACGTGCTGGGTCGCTTGCCGGATGATTTTACGCCCCGCACGATGCTGGATGTTGGGGCCGGGCCGGGAACGGTGGCGCTGGCCGCGCTGGATCATTTCGACAGCTTGCGTCAGGTGACATTGATTGAACCCAATGCGCATTTGCGCGGCATCGGGGCCAGTTTGGTACCCAATGGCAATTGGATCAATGGCGATCTGGTCGGGGTTGAAATGCCGGGGAAAGACTTCGATCTGGTCACGGCGGGCTATGTTTTGAATGAACTGAATGCACGGGCGCGGGCGGCGGTGATTGATAAGCTCTGGGCCGCGTGTTCCGGCACATTGGTGATTATCGAACCCGGTACGCCAGAGGGCAGCGCCGTGGTGCAAGGTGTGCGTGACCATTTGCTGGAAAAAGGCGCATATATAGCCGCACCGTGCCCGCAAATGGGGACGTGCCCGTTACATGATGCGGGAAAACGGTGGTGCCATTTTTCCCAACGGGTGGAGCGCAGCAAGCTGCATCGGTCATTGAAGGGCGGGGCGCTTGGGTATGAAGATGAAAAATTCTCCTACATCGCGTTTTCCCGAATGCCGGTGGCGTTGCCGCAAGGGCGCGTGCTGGGCCATGTGGCCGGGGCCAAGGTGATGCAGGTGGAAATGTGTGATGATCAAGGCGATTTCGGTACGGCGCAGATCGCCAAAAGCGATCCGCGGTACAAAGAGATCAAGCACCTTGATTGGGGCGATGCTGTCGATTTCTCGTTGTAA